In one Mycobacterium heckeshornense genomic region, the following are encoded:
- a CDS encoding ArsB/NhaD family transporter, with product MSVVAVAVFVVAYALIAYERFDKTLVALAGAAVVVTLPVIRSEDVFYSHDTGIDWDVIFLLLGMMIIVGVLRQTGVFEYVAIWSAKRAKGSPLRIMILLVVVTAFGSALLDNVTTVLLIAPVTLLVCDRLAINAAPFLMAEAFASNIGGTATLVGDPPNIIIASRAGLSFNDFLIHLAPAVVVVMLVAVAMLPALFPGAFAVDAGRVADVMSLEEGEAIRDRGLLVKCGVVLALVLTGFIAHSALHMEPSVVALLGAGILIVISGLERSEYLASVEWDTLLFFGGLFIMVGALVKTGVVNQLARSATSATGGNALLTTMLILAVSLIFSGIVNNVPYAATMTPIIAELIPSMVGTANPDVLWWALALGTGVGGNLTAVGASANVVILGIARRADNPISFWEFTRKGAVITVVSLALVAIYLWLRYFALS from the coding sequence ATGAGCGTCGTCGCGGTGGCGGTGTTCGTGGTCGCCTATGCGCTGATCGCCTACGAGCGCTTCGACAAAACCTTGGTGGCGCTCGCCGGCGCGGCGGTCGTGGTTACCTTGCCGGTGATCAGATCCGAAGACGTCTTCTACTCCCATGACACCGGAATCGACTGGGACGTCATCTTTTTGCTGCTGGGGATGATGATCATCGTCGGCGTGCTGCGCCAGACCGGCGTCTTCGAATACGTCGCGATCTGGTCGGCCAAACGCGCGAAGGGCTCGCCGCTGCGCATCATGATCCTGCTGGTGGTCGTGACCGCGTTCGGCTCAGCGTTGCTGGACAACGTCACCACGGTGCTGCTGATCGCGCCGGTCACCCTGCTGGTGTGTGACCGCCTGGCGATCAACGCGGCACCGTTTCTCATGGCTGAGGCGTTCGCATCCAACATCGGTGGCACAGCGACGCTGGTCGGCGATCCGCCCAACATCATCATCGCCAGCCGGGCCGGCCTGTCGTTCAACGACTTTTTGATCCACCTGGCGCCGGCGGTGGTTGTGGTGATGCTCGTCGCGGTCGCGATGTTGCCGGCGCTGTTCCCCGGCGCGTTCGCTGTCGACGCCGGGCGGGTCGCCGACGTCATGTCGCTGGAAGAGGGCGAGGCGATTCGCGACCGCGGGCTGCTCGTCAAGTGCGGCGTTGTCCTGGCGCTGGTATTGACCGGTTTCATCGCGCACTCGGCGCTGCATATGGAGCCCTCCGTGGTGGCGCTGCTGGGCGCCGGGATCCTGATCGTGATCTCCGGGCTGGAGCGCTCCGAGTACCTGGCCAGCGTCGAATGGGACACGCTGCTGTTCTTCGGCGGCTTGTTCATCATGGTCGGTGCCCTGGTGAAAACCGGTGTCGTCAACCAGCTCGCACGCTCGGCCACCAGCGCGACGGGCGGCAACGCCCTGTTGACGACGATGCTGATCCTCGCGGTGTCGTTGATCTTCAGCGGGATCGTCAACAACGTTCCGTACGCCGCGACCATGACTCCGATCATCGCCGAGCTGATCCCGTCGATGGTGGGTACCGCCAACCCCGACGTGCTGTGGTGGGCGCTTGCCCTCGGAACCGGGGTCGGCGGCAACCTCACCGCCGTGGGCGCCAGCGCCAACGTCGTCATCCTGGGAATCGCCCGGCGCGCAGACAATCCCATCTCGTTTTGGGAATTCACCCGCAAAGGCGCGGTGATCACGGTCGTGTCGCTTGCCCTGGTGGCGATTTATCTGTGGCTGCGCTATTTCGCGCTGAGCTGA
- a CDS encoding CBS domain-containing protein translates to MRAAEIAENFPVVSIESDALDAARMLAQHRLPGIVVTDPSGEPYAVLPASQVVRFIVPRYVQDDPSLAGVLNESMADRVAEKLGGKTVREVLPDHLLNIPYADADDTIIEVAAMMARSRSPLVAVVKDGALHGVITASRLLAAALKP, encoded by the coding sequence ATGCGGGCAGCGGAGATCGCCGAGAATTTCCCGGTCGTAAGCATCGAGTCCGACGCGCTAGACGCCGCGCGCATGCTCGCCCAGCATCGCCTGCCGGGGATCGTGGTCACCGACCCGTCAGGCGAGCCGTACGCGGTGCTGCCGGCCTCTCAGGTGGTCCGATTCATCGTGCCGCGCTACGTGCAGGACGACCCATCGCTGGCCGGTGTGCTCAACGAGTCGATGGCGGACCGCGTGGCGGAAAAGCTGGGCGGCAAGACAGTGCGCGAAGTGCTGCCCGACCACCTGCTGAACATCCCCTACGCCGACGCCGACGACACCATCATCGAGGTGGCGGCGATGATGGCGCGGTCGAGAAGCCCGCTGGTCGCGGTGGTCAAAGACGGCGCGCTGCATGGCGTGATCACAGCATCGCGTCTGCTGGCCGCGGCGCTGAAACCCTGA
- the dxs gene encoding 1-deoxy-D-xylulose-5-phosphate synthase, with amino-acid sequence MLERIRGPADLQPLSHAQLRDLAHEIRQFLIHKVAATGGHLGPNLGVVELTLALHRVFDSPHDPIIFDTGHQAYVHKMLTGRCADFETLRKKGGLSGYPSRAESEHDWVESSHASAALSYADGLAKAFELTGHRNRHVVAVVGDGALTGGMCWEALNNIAAARRPVVIVVNDNGRSYAPTIGGFADHLAMLRLQPGYEQLLEKGRGAVRGMPVVGELVYHLMHSVKAGIKDALSPQLLFTDLGLKYVGPVDGHDERAVESALRHARGFGGPVIVHVATRKGMGYPPAEADEAELMHSCGVIDPATGAATKVPGPGWTATFAEALVAYGAQRRDIVAITAAMPGPTGLTAFGKRFPDRLFDVGIAEQHALTSAAGLAMGGLHPVVAIYSTFLNRAFDQIMMDVALHKLPVTLVLDRAGITGPDGASHNGMWDLSMLGIVPGMRVAAPRDGARLREELGEALDVNDGPTAIRFPKGDVGEDIPALERRAGVDVLAVPADGLNHHVLLVAVGAFAAMALAAAKRLRNQGIGVTVVDPRWVLPVPDAIRDLAAAHKLVVTLEDNGVNGGVGSAVSAALRRAEIDVPCRDVGLPQRFYEHASRGEILAEVGLTEQGVARQITGWVAALGNDVPESAVSEPLD; translated from the coding sequence ATGCTCGAAAGGATCCGCGGACCCGCCGATCTGCAGCCCCTTTCGCACGCACAGCTGAGAGATCTGGCACATGAGATCCGGCAGTTCCTGATCCACAAGGTGGCCGCCACCGGGGGACACCTGGGACCCAACCTCGGCGTCGTTGAGCTGACGCTGGCGCTGCACCGCGTGTTCGACTCACCGCACGATCCGATCATCTTCGACACCGGCCACCAGGCCTACGTGCACAAGATGCTGACCGGGCGCTGCGCCGACTTCGAGACTTTGCGCAAAAAAGGCGGCCTGTCGGGGTATCCGAGCCGGGCCGAAAGTGAGCACGACTGGGTGGAGTCCAGCCACGCCAGCGCAGCGCTGTCCTATGCCGACGGGCTGGCCAAGGCATTCGAGCTGACCGGGCACCGCAACCGGCACGTGGTGGCCGTCGTCGGCGACGGCGCACTGACCGGCGGCATGTGCTGGGAGGCGCTCAACAACATCGCCGCGGCCCGCCGGCCGGTGGTGATCGTCGTCAACGACAACGGCCGCAGTTACGCCCCGACCATCGGAGGGTTCGCTGACCACTTGGCGATGCTGCGGCTGCAGCCCGGCTACGAGCAGTTGCTGGAGAAGGGCCGCGGCGCGGTACGCGGTATGCCGGTGGTCGGCGAGCTGGTCTACCACCTCATGCACAGCGTCAAAGCCGGCATCAAGGACGCGCTGAGCCCACAGCTGCTGTTCACCGATCTCGGGTTGAAGTACGTCGGACCGGTCGACGGCCACGACGAACGCGCCGTGGAGTCCGCGCTGCGCCATGCCCGGGGTTTCGGCGGACCGGTGATCGTGCACGTGGCCACCCGCAAAGGGATGGGGTATCCACCGGCCGAGGCCGACGAGGCCGAGCTGATGCATTCCTGCGGCGTCATCGACCCGGCCACCGGCGCGGCCACCAAGGTGCCGGGGCCGGGCTGGACCGCGACGTTCGCCGAGGCACTGGTCGCCTACGGCGCCCAGCGCCGCGACATTGTCGCGATTACCGCGGCCATGCCCGGGCCGACCGGGCTGACGGCGTTCGGCAAGCGGTTCCCCGACCGGTTGTTCGACGTCGGTATTGCCGAGCAGCACGCCCTGACCTCGGCCGCCGGCTTGGCGATGGGCGGGCTGCATCCGGTGGTGGCGATCTATTCGACGTTTCTCAACCGGGCGTTCGACCAGATCATGATGGACGTGGCGCTGCACAAACTGCCGGTCACCCTGGTGCTTGACCGGGCCGGCATCACCGGTCCGGACGGCGCCAGCCACAACGGCATGTGGGACCTGTCGATGCTGGGCATCGTGCCCGGCATGCGAGTGGCCGCGCCCCGAGACGGCGCTCGTCTGCGTGAGGAACTCGGTGAGGCACTCGACGTAAACGACGGCCCGACAGCCATTCGGTTCCCGAAAGGTGATGTGGGCGAAGACATCCCGGCGCTTGAGCGGCGCGCCGGCGTTGACGTGCTCGCGGTGCCCGCCGACGGGCTGAACCACCACGTGTTGCTGGTCGCGGTGGGAGCGTTCGCCGCGATGGCGCTGGCGGCCGCCAAGCGGTTGCGCAACCAGGGCATCGGCGTGACGGTGGTCGATCCGCGCTGGGTATTGCCGGTGCCGGATGCGATCCGCGACCTGGCGGCGGCGCACAAGCTGGTCGTGACGTTGGAGGACAACGGCGTCAACGGCGGTGTGGGCAGCGCGGTGTCGGCGGCACTGCGGCGCGCGGAGATTGACGTCCCGTGCCGCGATGTGGGGTTACCGCAACGGTTTTACGAGCATGCGTCCCGCGGTGAGATACTCGCCGAAGTTGGGCTGACCGAGCAGGGCGTGGCCCGCCAGATCACCGGCTGGGTCGCAGCTTTGGGCAACGACGTGCCGGAGTCCGCGGTCAGCGAGCCGCTGGACTAG
- a CDS encoding ArsB/NhaD family transporter, protein MSAVAVAVFVAAYALIASDRINKTLVALAGAAVVVSLPVINSTDIFYSHRTGIDWDVIFLLLGMMVIVSVLRQTGVFEYVAIWSAKRAKGSPLRIMVLLALVMAVGSALLDNVTTVLLIAPVTLLVCDRLAINAVPFLIAEVFASNIGGAATLVGDPPNIIIASRAGLTFNDFLVHVAPIVVIVIAVFAALLPRLFAGSFDVDAQRVADVMSLDEAQAIRDRGLLLKCGVVLALVFAAFVAHPVLHLEPAVVALLGAGLLVAISGLERSDYLASVEWDTLLFFGGLFIMVGALVKTGVIDKLARAATEVTGGNALFTVMLILGVSAPVSGIVDNIPYVATMTPIVGELSAAVPAHLHPDVLWWALALGADFGGNLTAVGASANVVMLGIARHADNSISFWEFTRKGAVVTAVSLVLAAVYLWVRYFVWS, encoded by the coding sequence ATGAGCGCCGTCGCGGTCGCGGTGTTCGTGGCCGCCTATGCACTGATCGCCAGCGATCGCATCAACAAGACGCTGGTTGCGTTGGCCGGCGCCGCCGTCGTGGTCAGCCTGCCGGTGATCAACTCTACCGACATCTTCTATTCCCATCGGACCGGAATCGACTGGGACGTCATCTTTTTGCTGCTCGGCATGATGGTCATCGTCAGCGTGCTGCGCCAGACCGGCGTCTTCGAATACGTCGCGATCTGGTCGGCTAAACGCGCGAAGGGCTCGCCGCTGCGCATCATGGTCCTGCTAGCGCTGGTCATGGCGGTGGGATCGGCGCTGCTGGATAACGTCACCACGGTTTTGCTGATCGCACCGGTCACGCTGCTGGTATGTGACCGGCTGGCTATCAACGCGGTGCCGTTTCTGATCGCCGAAGTGTTCGCGTCCAACATCGGTGGGGCTGCGACGCTGGTCGGCGACCCGCCGAACATCATCATCGCCAGCCGCGCCGGGCTGACGTTCAACGACTTTCTGGTGCACGTGGCGCCAATCGTGGTCATCGTCATTGCGGTGTTCGCCGCGCTGTTACCACGGCTGTTCGCTGGCTCTTTCGACGTCGATGCGCAACGAGTCGCCGACGTGATGTCGTTGGATGAGGCCCAAGCCATCCGCGATCGCGGATTACTGCTGAAGTGCGGCGTGGTGCTGGCACTGGTGTTCGCCGCATTCGTCGCTCACCCGGTGCTGCACCTGGAGCCGGCCGTCGTGGCCCTGCTGGGCGCCGGTCTTCTGGTCGCGATATCGGGGCTCGAGCGCTCCGACTACCTGGCCAGCGTCGAATGGGACACGCTGTTGTTTTTCGGCGGCTTGTTCATCATGGTCGGTGCCCTGGTGAAAACCGGTGTCATCGACAAGCTGGCACGCGCAGCCACCGAAGTGACCGGCGGCAACGCGCTGTTCACCGTGATGCTCATCCTCGGGGTATCCGCACCCGTGTCCGGCATTGTCGACAACATTCCCTATGTCGCCACCATGACACCGATCGTCGGCGAACTGTCCGCTGCGGTGCCGGCGCATCTTCACCCGGACGTGTTGTGGTGGGCCCTGGCGCTGGGCGCCGACTTCGGCGGCAACCTCACCGCCGTCGGGGCCAGCGCAAACGTCGTCATGCTCGGAATCGCCCGTCACGCAGACAATTCCATTTCGTTTTGGGAGTTCACCCGCAAAGGCGCAGTGGTCACGGCGGTCTCGCTTGTGCTCGCCGCGGTCTATCTGTGGGTGCGCTATTTCGTCTGGAGCTGA